In Eublepharis macularius isolate TG4126 chromosome 4, MPM_Emac_v1.0, whole genome shotgun sequence, the following are encoded in one genomic region:
- the LOC129328174 gene encoding zinc finger protein 501-like yields the protein MEREHTYSDVEENFEYCDILSMVEGTNPLNEKENCDVFQGDSFQEILPLQKISKGDNREERPGSAEGLSETADTTMHWNTHNTKRAFKCLECGKTFGWKQTLTSHQRIHTGENPYKCLDCGKCFSLSGHLTVHQRIHTGEKPYKCLQCGKNFSESGSLTAHRRIHTGEKPYKCLECGKGFTQYGNLTVHRRIHTGEKPFKCLECGQGFKRKYDLSTHVRIHTGEKPYKCLECRKGFTQNGNLTTHRRIHTGEKPYKCLECGKCFIWSGELTVHRRIHTGEKPYKCLECGKGFKWNSNLDSHVKIHTGEKPYKCLECGKSFRRSEHLTAHRRIHTGEKPYKCLECGKGFTHNGNLTAHRRIHTGEKPYKCLECGRSFSDGGSLNAHRRIHTGEKPYTCLKCGKGFKRRKELASHERIHTGEKPYTCLQCGIRFSHRPALTTHQKIVHR from the coding sequence ATGGAGAGAGAACACACGTATTCAGATGTGGAAGAGAACTTTGAATATTGTGATATATTGAGCATGGTGGAGGGAACAAACCCACTTAATGAGAAGGAAAATTGTGATGTCTTCCAAGGGGACAGTTTTCAAGAAATCCTACCCCTTCAGAAAATATCCAAAGGAGACAATAGAGAAGAGCGCCCTGGAAGTGCAGAAGGTCTTTCTGAAACAGCAGATACGACTATGCATTGGAACACCCATAATACAAAGAGAGCatttaaatgcctggaatgtggaaaaacctTTGGATGGAAACAAACTctaacttcccatcaaagaattcacacaggggagaacccatataaatgcctggattgtggaaaatgcttcagtctGAGTGGACACCTAActgtccaccaaagaattcacacaggggagaaaccatacaaatgcctgcagtgtggaaaaaacttcagcgagagtggaagccttactgcccaccgaagaattcacacaggggagaaaccatacaaatgcctggagtgtggaaaaggcttcactcaGTATGGAAACCTTACTGTccaccgaagaattcacacaggggagaagccgttTAAGTGTCTAGAATGTGGGCAAGGCTTTAAAAGGAAGTATGATCTAAGTACCCATgtaagaattcacacaggggagaaaccatacaaatgcctggagtgtagaAAAGGCTTCACTCAGAATGGAAACCTTACTACccaccgaagaattcacacaggggagaaaccttataaatgcctggagtgtggaaaatgcttcattTGGAGTGGAGAACTTACTGTccaccgaagaattcacacaggggagaagccatataagtgTCTAGAATGTGGGAAAGGCTTTAAATGGAACAGTAATCTAGATTCTCATGTaaaaatccacacaggggagaaaccatacaaatgtctggagtgtggaaaaagcttcagacgGAGTGAACACCTTACTGCCCAccgaagaattcatacaggggagaaaccatacaaatgcctggagtgtggaaaaggcttcactcaCAATGGCAACCTTACTGCCCAccgaagaattcatacaggggagaaaccatataaatgcctggagtgtggaagaagCTTCAGTGACGGTGGAAGCCTTAATGCCCAccgaagaattcatacaggggagaagccatatacgTGTCTAAAATGTGGGAAAGGCTTTAAACGGAGAAAAGAACTAGCTTCCCatgaaagaatccacacaggggagaaaccatatacatgcttgCAGTGTGGGATAAGGTTCAGTCACAGGCCAGCCCTTACTACCCATCAAAAAATAGTTCACAGATGA